One region of Chrysemys picta bellii isolate R12L10 chromosome 21, ASM1138683v2, whole genome shotgun sequence genomic DNA includes:
- the AURKAIP1 gene encoding small ribosomal subunit protein mS38, with product MLISRLTSQLVKASRFAGHFLPRSVSSVLCSGPTSSNYSTQPSDKNGAQPQRWYALDPELEEMLVPRKMSISPLESWLTVRYSLPKVEIINVHEKLGYEPTQQYDCPPCEWGADVEEEEGEVSTNKVECKNVLKIRRRKMNRHKYKKLVKRRRFLWRKILDGRRKKRQAKFEKDLKRIWRRAGLKKPSEGWKLPKIFVRSK from the exons ATGTTGATCTCACGGCTGACGTCTCAATTAGTGAAGGCCTCACGATTTGCAG GACATTTTTTGCCAAGATCAGTGTCTTCTGTTCTGTGCTCTGGTCCTACATCTTCAAATTACAGCACACAACCCTCTGATAAGAATGGAGCCCAACCTCAGCGCTGGTATGCACTGGACCCTGAACTGGAAGAAATGCTGGTCCCCAGAAAAATGTCCATCAGCCCTTTAGAAAGCTGGCTGACTGTTAGATACTCCCTCCCTAAAGTGGAGATCATCAATGTTCATGAAAAGCTAGGTTATGAACCTACGCAACAGTATGACTGTCCCCCATGTGAATGGGGAGCTGatgtggaggaagaggaaggagaagtCAGCACTAACAAGGTTGAGTGTAAGAATGTGTTGAAGATCCGCAGGAGGAAAATGAATAGGCATAAGTACAAAAAGCTGGTCAAACGAAGACGTTTTTTGTGGAGGAAGATACTAGATGGTCGCAGGAAAAAACGTCAG GCAAAGTTTGAAAAAGATCTGAAACGCATCTGGAGAAGAGCTGGATTGAAAAAGCCTTCTGAGGGATGGAAACTGCCCAAGATATTTGTGAGATCTAAGTGA